The proteins below are encoded in one region of Styela clava chromosome 4, kaStyClav1.hap1.2, whole genome shotgun sequence:
- the LOC120325710 gene encoding metalloendopeptidase OMA1, mitochondrial-like isoform X1, with the protein MGIRNTTLPPCQVSSLYLLYLYGFSSFFKRTMGSWRHEKMIPGFSEISHKVDMLLSMRSGLLQYSRSAKFKPFFNNRDHVSTKYRKTNFALSKCKRLFHTTNRQGINPIFALIFKAHGVKVLKGASIIFGRTFRKVYDKLPEHIRVQMQKHKIIFTSMAVLTPAIGYYSYVHYDTCPITGRKRWITFTRDQVVALSELDYEQLMVNFKGKFVEESHPIFQKNQILVKQLVEGNTDIETVKNTTWTLHVIDDPEVTNAFVLPNGHIFVFTGMLKMLNTWEEMAVILGHEMSHAILGHSQEQQSYLAFGELLMVPLLAFIWFYFEDFLAFLVYSIQQYVYPLLFEYGFNLPYGRKLEVEADEVGLLLAAKACFDPRWSVLLWEKMAMKEALEGNGDADDFDFLSTHPSNQKRSAILEEKLPEVLEIRRKCNCPPLPTNVNPEAVAHQMRRCVENIKERTVLMEELDRATSILDQENFIRANKLDSAEIKELEKLKKDSEKIRNKLQKLEDEYNNLTNATQCSTNEQDQKEEKHPGVLANIWYNLIGSIYTTGKLTDTLFEKENLKLSTVNINKSALKTTCTTSNGSLLDNDKSK; encoded by the exons ATGGGTataagaaacacaactctacccccttgccaagtttcatctttatatctcttatatttgtatggattttcaagtttttttaaacggacaatgggtagttggcgacatgaaaaaatg ATTCCAggattttctgaaatatcgcataAAGTAGATATGCTCCTTTCAATGAGGTCTGGATTGCTTCAGTACAGTAGAAGTGCAAAATTCAAACCGTTTTTCAATAATCGAGATCACGTTTCTACAAAATATAGGAAAACGAATTTTGCACTATCCAAATGCAAAAGGCTATTTCACACAACTAATCGCCAGGGAATCAATCCTATCTTTGCTTTGATTTTCAAAGCGCATGGAGTGAAAGTACTCAAAGGTGCAAGCATTATCTTTGGACGAACATTTAGAAAAGTTTATGATAAGCTTCCTGAACATATTCGAGTACAGATGCAAAAACATAAGATTATATTTACTTCAATGGCTGTACTGACTCCTGCTATTGGATATTATTCCTATGTTCACTATGACACTTGTCCGATTACCGGTAGGAAAAGATGGATCACTTTTACTCGTGATCAAGTGGTTGCCTTATCTGAACTTGATTATGAACAATTGATGGTTAATTTTAAAGGCAAGTTTGTTGAAGAATCTCATCCTATctttcaaaaaaatcaaattttggtaAAACAACTTGTTGAAGGAAACACTGATATTGAAACAGTCAAGAATACAACATGGACCCTGCATGTGATAGATGATCCTGAAGTAACCAATGCTTTTGTGCTCCCGAACGgtcacatttttgttttcacaG GAATGTTAAAAATGCTCAATACGTGGGAGGAGATGGCTGTCATACTTGGACATGAAATGTCACATGCAATTCTTGGGCATTCTCAG GAACAACAAAGCTATCTTGCATTCGGAGAGTTACTGATGGTTCCACTGCTGGCTTTTATTTGGTTCTATTTTGAGGATTTTTTGGCATTTCTGGTGTATTCAATTCAACAATATGTTTACCCATTGTTATTCGAATATGGATTCAACCTTCCCTACGGAAGAAAATTGGAGGTAGAAGCTGATGAAGTTGGACTACTTTTAGCAGCCAAAGCATGTTTTGATCCCAG ATGGAGTGTTTTGTTATGGGAGAAGATGGCAATGAAGGAGGCTTTGGAAGGAAACGGTGATGCTGATGATTTCGATTTTTTATCAACACATCCCAGCAATCAGAAGAGATCTGCAATTTTGGAAGAGAAATTGCCAGAG GTTTTGGAGATAAGAAGAAAatgtaattgcccacccctccCTACTAATGTCAATCCTGAGGCGGTCGCCCATCAAATGCGAAGATgtgttgaaaatataaaagaacGAACTGTTCTCATGGAGGAATTGGATCGAGCAACTTCAATTTTGGATCAAGAAAACTTTATCAGAGCTAACAAATTAGATTCTGCAGAAATCAAAGAACTTGAAAAGCTGAAAAAAGACTCTGAAAAAATCagaaacaaattacaaaaattagAAGATGAATACAATAATCTCACAAATGCGACTCAATGTTCAACAAATGAGCAAGATCAAAAGGAGGAAAAGCATCCAGGGGTACTTGCAAACATTTGGTACAACCTTATAGGCTCAATATATACGACTGGCAAATTAACTGATACACTTTTCGAAAAAGAAAATCTCAAACTTTCTACTGTTAACATTAATAAGTCAGCATTGAAAACAACATGTACCACATCAAATGGTAGTCTCTTGGATAATGATAAATCGAAATAA
- the LOC120325710 gene encoding metalloendopeptidase OMA1, mitochondrial-like isoform X2: protein MLLSMRSGLLQYSRSAKFKPFFNNRDHVSTKYRKTNFALSKCKRLFHTTNRQGINPIFALIFKAHGVKVLKGASIIFGRTFRKVYDKLPEHIRVQMQKHKIIFTSMAVLTPAIGYYSYVHYDTCPITGRKRWITFTRDQVVALSELDYEQLMVNFKGKFVEESHPIFQKNQILVKQLVEGNTDIETVKNTTWTLHVIDDPEVTNAFVLPNGHIFVFTGMLKMLNTWEEMAVILGHEMSHAILGHSQEQQSYLAFGELLMVPLLAFIWFYFEDFLAFLVYSIQQYVYPLLFEYGFNLPYGRKLEVEADEVGLLLAAKACFDPRWSVLLWEKMAMKEALEGNGDADDFDFLSTHPSNQKRSAILEEKLPEVLEIRRKCNCPPLPTNVNPEAVAHQMRRCVENIKERTVLMEELDRATSILDQENFIRANKLDSAEIKELEKLKKDSEKIRNKLQKLEDEYNNLTNATQCSTNEQDQKEEKHPGVLANIWYNLIGSIYTTGKLTDTLFEKENLKLSTVNINKSALKTTCTTSNGSLLDNDKSK from the exons ATGCTCCTTTCAATGAGGTCTGGATTGCTTCAGTACAGTAGAAGTGCAAAATTCAAACCGTTTTTCAATAATCGAGATCACGTTTCTACAAAATATAGGAAAACGAATTTTGCACTATCCAAATGCAAAAGGCTATTTCACACAACTAATCGCCAGGGAATCAATCCTATCTTTGCTTTGATTTTCAAAGCGCATGGAGTGAAAGTACTCAAAGGTGCAAGCATTATCTTTGGACGAACATTTAGAAAAGTTTATGATAAGCTTCCTGAACATATTCGAGTACAGATGCAAAAACATAAGATTATATTTACTTCAATGGCTGTACTGACTCCTGCTATTGGATATTATTCCTATGTTCACTATGACACTTGTCCGATTACCGGTAGGAAAAGATGGATCACTTTTACTCGTGATCAAGTGGTTGCCTTATCTGAACTTGATTATGAACAATTGATGGTTAATTTTAAAGGCAAGTTTGTTGAAGAATCTCATCCTATctttcaaaaaaatcaaattttggtaAAACAACTTGTTGAAGGAAACACTGATATTGAAACAGTCAAGAATACAACATGGACCCTGCATGTGATAGATGATCCTGAAGTAACCAATGCTTTTGTGCTCCCGAACGgtcacatttttgttttcacaG GAATGTTAAAAATGCTCAATACGTGGGAGGAGATGGCTGTCATACTTGGACATGAAATGTCACATGCAATTCTTGGGCATTCTCAG GAACAACAAAGCTATCTTGCATTCGGAGAGTTACTGATGGTTCCACTGCTGGCTTTTATTTGGTTCTATTTTGAGGATTTTTTGGCATTTCTGGTGTATTCAATTCAACAATATGTTTACCCATTGTTATTCGAATATGGATTCAACCTTCCCTACGGAAGAAAATTGGAGGTAGAAGCTGATGAAGTTGGACTACTTTTAGCAGCCAAAGCATGTTTTGATCCCAG ATGGAGTGTTTTGTTATGGGAGAAGATGGCAATGAAGGAGGCTTTGGAAGGAAACGGTGATGCTGATGATTTCGATTTTTTATCAACACATCCCAGCAATCAGAAGAGATCTGCAATTTTGGAAGAGAAATTGCCAGAG GTTTTGGAGATAAGAAGAAAatgtaattgcccacccctccCTACTAATGTCAATCCTGAGGCGGTCGCCCATCAAATGCGAAGATgtgttgaaaatataaaagaacGAACTGTTCTCATGGAGGAATTGGATCGAGCAACTTCAATTTTGGATCAAGAAAACTTTATCAGAGCTAACAAATTAGATTCTGCAGAAATCAAAGAACTTGAAAAGCTGAAAAAAGACTCTGAAAAAATCagaaacaaattacaaaaattagAAGATGAATACAATAATCTCACAAATGCGACTCAATGTTCAACAAATGAGCAAGATCAAAAGGAGGAAAAGCATCCAGGGGTACTTGCAAACATTTGGTACAACCTTATAGGCTCAATATATACGACTGGCAAATTAACTGATACACTTTTCGAAAAAGAAAATCTCAAACTTTCTACTGTTAACATTAATAAGTCAGCATTGAAAACAACATGTACCACATCAAATGGTAGTCTCTTGGATAATGATAAATCGAAATAA
- the LOC120325709 gene encoding leucine-rich repeat-containing protein 40-like: protein MSRFQRHLRQQAGASKENGSHASLSKSLFPQARKTGQLNLSNREYKEVPSEVWRLNSPPIEGDADFGSSSTERWWDQVPLTKLILASNALISLSEKISVFPALVVLDLHDNKLSQLPSVIGSLEVLEKLDVSHNELESLPSELFMLERLSTFLLHHNQISHLPDDIGQLSYLRVLDASHNKLQAIPRNLASMTDIQKLNFSNNQLESLPEEICQLSHLSYLDLNYNNLSYLPQNWGKMNSLKELYLRNNSLTSLPLLSNCSSLKELYCASNNMKHLEVNKLPESLVIVELRDNKISKIEEDIVALKDLQRLDLANNDVSTLPPRMGLMEHITALNVDGNPMRGLRRDIINRGTLAIIQYLRTRIVDKDANADSENGSAPQSSLPVSSAMAERSKLHTLTSTKSLDISNKVWSEKLLDGSEEIPLEVINMSKMGLSQFPSQICQFKSSLKSLNISLNKISVFGSEIGDFVSLTHLNLGTNLLTDLPVEMTKLKSLIELNIMQNRFSLLPESVYSMESLEHLLAGGNKIEKINMEGLKKLTKLSTLALQNNSIAQVPPELGLMSSLRNLQLEGNVFRIPRHTILQQGTQAVLDYLKGRVPTN, encoded by the coding sequence atgtccCGCTTTCAGCGACATCTGCGTCAGCAGGCGGGTGCTTCTAAAGAAAACGGTTCTCATGCATCTCTGTCAAAAAGTTTGTTTCCACAAGCTAGGAAAACAGGACAATTAAATCTATCAAACAGGGAATATAAGGAAGTTCCAAGTGAAGTTTGGCGCCTGAATTCTCCTCCAATTGAGGGTGATGCTGATTTCGGTTCCTCAAGCACAGAAAGGTGGTGGGATCAGGTTCCATTAACCAAATTGATTCTTGCCTCTAATGCTTTGATCTCTCTCTCCGAAAAAATCTCTGTTTTCCCAGCTCTTGTTGTTTTGGATTTGCATGATAACAAATTAAGTCAACTGCCAAGTGTGATTGGTTCATTAGAAGTGTTAGAGAAACTCGATGTTAGTCATAATGAATTGGAAAGTTTGCCGTCTGAGCTTTTTATGTTGGAACGACTGAGTACTTTTTTGTTGCATCACAATCAAATTTCTCATTTGCCTGATGACATTGGACAGCTGTCATATCTTCGAGTATTGGATGCGTCACATAATAAACTACAAGCCATCCCCAGAAATCTGGCATCTATGACTgatatacaaaaattaaatttttcaaataatcagTTAGAAAGTTTACCAGAAGAGATTTGCCAACTCTCACACTTGTCATATTTAGACTTGAATTATAACAATCTCAGCTACCTTCCACAAAACTGGGGAAAGATGAATTCATTGAAAgaattatatttgagaaataattCACTGACTTCTTTGCCTTTGCTGAGTAACTGCTCCAGTCTTAAAGAGTTGTATTGTGCAAGCAATAATATGAAGCATTTGGAAGTCAACAAATTGCCAGAGTCTTTGGTTATTGTAGAATTGCGTGATAATAAGATAAGCAAAATAGAAGAAGATATTGTTGCGTTGAAGGACTTACAACGTCTCGACTTGGCTAACAATGATGTTTCCACTCTGCCTCCTAGGATGGGGCTGATGGAACATATCACTGCATTGAATGTTGATGGTAATCCAATGAGAGGTTTGCGACGTGATATAATTAATCGAGGAACATTAGCAATTATTCAGTATCTTCGAACACGTATTGTAGACAAGGATGCTAATGCTGACAGTGAAAATGGCTCGGCACCGCAGTCATCTTTACCAGTGTCATCTGCTATGGCCGAACGTTCTAAGCTACACACACTCACTTCCACCAAGTCATTGGATATCAGTAATAAAGTCTGGTCCGAGAAGCTACTTGATGGCTCTGAAGAAATCCCCTTGGAAGTCATAAATATGTCAAAAATGGGATTGTCTCAATTTCCATCTCAGATCTGTCAATTCAAAAGTTCTTTGAAATCCCTAAATATTAGTCTAAACAAAATATCAGTGTTTGGTTCAGAAATTGGCGACTTTGTTTCTCTAACACACTTGAACCTCGGCACTAATTTGCTGACAGATTTACCCGTGGAAATGACAAAGTTAAAAAGTTTAATTGAGCTGAATATAATGCAAAATCGTTTCAGCTTGTTGCCAGAATCTGTTTACTCCATGGAATCACTCGAACATCTTCTCGCTGGTGGAAACAAGATTGAAAAGATAAACATGGAAGGGTTGAAAAAGCTTACTAAGCTGTCAACTCTCGCGCTGCAGAATAATAGCATTGCACAAGTTCCACCAGAACTAGGACTTATGTCAAGTCTACGTAATCTTCAGCTGGAAGGAAATGTATTTCGAATTCCTAGGCATACCATTTTGCAACAAGGAACTCAAGCAGTTTTGGATTATTTAAAAGGGAGGGTTCCAACCAATTAA